The following are encoded in a window of Parus major isolate Abel chromosome 22, Parus_major1.1, whole genome shotgun sequence genomic DNA:
- the OGDH gene encoding 2-oxoglutarate dehydrogenase, mitochondrial isoform X6 has translation MLNLRTCAAKLRPLTASQTVKTISQHRLAAPRTFQQLRCYSAPVAAEPFLSGTSSNYVEEMYYAWLENPKSVHKIRGHHVAQLDPLGILDADLDSSLPADIITSTDKLGFYGLDESDLDKVFHLPTTTFIGGNESALPLREIIRRLEMAYCQHIGVEFMFINDLEQCQWIRQKFETPGIMQFTNEEKRTLLARLVRSTRFEEFLHRKWSSEKRFGLEGCEVLIPALKTIIDKSSEKGVDYVIMGMPHRGRLNVLANVIRKELEQIFCQFDSKLEAADEGSGDVKYHLGMYHRRINRVTDRNITLSLVANPSHLEAADPVVQGKTKAEQFYCGDTEGKKVMSILLHGDAAFAGQGIVYETFHLSDLPSYTTHGTVHVVVNNQIGFTTDPRMARSSPYPTDVARVVNAPIFHVNADDPEAVVYVCNVAAEWRSTFHKDVVVDLVCYRRNGHNEMDEPMFTQPLMYKQIRKQKPVLQKYAELLISQGVVNQPEYEEEIAKYDKICEEAHARSKDEKILHIKHWLDSPWPGFFTLDGQPRSMTCPSTGLNEEDLTHIGQVASSVPVEDFTIHGGLSRILKTRGEMVKNRTVDWALAEYMAFGSLLKEGIHIRLSGQDVERGTFSHRHHVLHDQNVDKRTCIPMNHLWPNQAPYTVCNSSLSEYGVLGFELGFAMASPNALVLWEAQFGDFHNTAQCIIDQFICPGQAKWVRQNGIVLLLPHGMEGMGPEHSSARPERFLQMCNDDPDVFPKLDDFDVRQLYECNWIVVNCSTPANFFHVLRRQILLPFRKPLIIFTPKSLLRHPEARSSFDDMLPGTHFLRVIPESGPAAQNPEQVKRVLFCTGKVYYDLTRERKARQMEADVAITRVEQLSPFPFDLLQREAQKYPAAELVWCQEEHKNQGYYDYVKPRLRTTINRAKPVWYAGREPAAAPATGNKKTHLTELQRLLDTAFNLDAFKDLA, from the exons ATGCTTAACTTAAGGACTTGTGCAGCAAAACTGAGGCCATTGACGGCCTCACAGACTGTAAAGACAATTTCCCAACACAGACTGGCAGCACCCAGGACGTTCCAACAGCTCAGGTGCTACAGTGCACCAGTGGCTGCCGAACCATTTCTGAGTGGGACTAGTTCAAACTATGTGGAGGAAATGTATTATGCTtggctggaaaatcccaaaaGTGTACATAAG ATTCGAGGGCATCATGTAGCACAACTCGATCCACTGGGCATCTTGGATGCAGATCTGGACTCCTCCCTTCCAGCCGATATTATCACATCCACAGACAAACTGG GCTTTTATGGTCTGGATGAATCTGACCTCGACAAAGTTTTCCACTTGCCCACAACCACATTCATCGGTGGAAATGAATCGGCTCTTCCACTCCGGGAAATCATCCGTCGGCTGGAG ATGGCATACTGCCAGCACATCGGTGTGGAGTTCATGTTCATCAATGACCTGGAGCAGTGCCAGTGGATCCGGCAGAAGTTTGAGACCCCAGGCATCATGCAGTTCACCAATGAAGAGAAGCGCACGCTGTTGGCCAGGCTGGTCCGCTCTACCAG GTTTGAAGAGTTCCTCCATCGGAAATGGTCTTCAGAGAAGCGTTTTGGTCTGGAGGGATGTGAAGTGCTGATCCCAGCGTTAAAGACCATTATTGATAAATCAAGTGAGAAGGGAGTGGACTATGTGATCATGGGGATGCCCCACAG GGGACGCCTGAATGTTCTCGCCAATGTGatcaggaaggagctggagcagatcTTCTGCCAGTTCGACTCTAAGCTGGAGGCAGCTGATGAG GGCTCCGGTGATGTGAAGTACCACCTGGGAATGTACCACCGGCGGATTAACCGCGTCACTGACAGGAACATCACCCTTTCCTTGGTGGCAAATCCTTCTCATTTGGAAGCAGCTGATCCTGTTGTTCAAGGCAAGACTAAGGCAGAGCAGTTTTACTGTGGAGACACAGAGGGGAAGAAG GTGATGTCCATCCTTCTGCATGGAGATGCTGCATTTGCAGGGCAGGGCATTGTGTATGAGACATTTCACCTGAGCGACCTTCCCTCCTACACCACCCATGGCACTGTCCATGTTGTGGTCAACAACCAG ATTGGCTTCACAACAGACCCCCGGATGGCCCGCTCCTCCCCATACCCAACTGACGTAGCCCGTGTGGTCAACGCGCCGATCTTCCATGTCAACGCAGACGACCCTGAGGCTGTCGTCTATGTGTGCAATGTGGCAGCAGAATGGCGAAGCACCTTCCACAAGGACGTGGTGGTGGATTTG GTTTGTTACAGGCGCAACGGGCACAATGAGATGGATGAACCTATGTTCACGCAACCCCTGATGTACAAACAGATCCGGAAACAGAAGCCGGTGTTGCAGAAATACGCAGAGCTGCTGATTTCCCAGGGGGTGGTAAATCAGCCAGAGTATGAG GAGGAAATTGCCAAGTATGATAAGATTTGTGAGGAGGCCCATGCCAGATCCAAGGATGAGAAGATCTTGCACATCAAACACTGGCTGGACTCACCTTGGCCAG GTTTCTTCACTTTGGATGGGCAGCCCCGGAGCATGACATGCCCTTCCACTGGCCTCAACGAAGAGGACCTGACACACATTGGTCAAGTGGCCAGCTCAGTGCCAGTGGAGGATTTCACTATCCATGGAG GTTTGAGCCGTATTCTGAAAACCCGTGGGGAGATGGTGAAAAACCGGACAGTCGACTGGGCCCTGGCAGAGTACATGGCTTTTGGCTCCCTGCTCAAAGAGGGCATCCACATCCGCCTGAGTGGCCAGGACGTTGAGAGGGGGACATTTAG CCATCGCCACCATGTCCTGCATGATCAGAATGTGGACAAGAGGACGTGTATCCCCATGAACCACCTCTGGCCCAACCAGGCTCCGTACACTGTCTGCAACAGCTCCTTGTCAGAGTACGGTGTCTTGG GATTCGAGCTGGGCTTTGCCATGGCCAGTCCCAATGCCCTGGTTCTTTGGGAAGCCCAGTTTGGGGATTTCCACAACACTGCTCAATGCATCATCGACCAGTTCATCTGTCCTGGGCAGGCCAAGTGGGTCAGGCAGAACGGCATtgtcctgctgcttccccatgGCATGGAGGGCATG GGTCCCGAGCACTCCTCTGCCCGCCCGGAGCGATTCCTGCAGATGTGCAACGATGATCCTGATGTCTTCCCT AAGCTGGATGACTTTGATGTGCGTCAGCTCTACGAGTGTAACTGGATCGTCGTGAACTGCTCCACTCCAGCCAACTTCTTCCATGTCCTCCGGCGCCAGATCCTCCTGCCCTTCCGCAAACCG CTGATAATCTTCACTCCAAAGTCACTGCTGCGCCACCCTGAAGCCCGCTCCAGCTTTGATGACATGCTGCCAG GCACCCACTTCCTCCGTGTCATCCCTGAGAGTGGCCCTGCGGCCCAGAACCCAGAGCAGGTGAAGCGGGTGCTGTTCTGCACCGGCAAGGTGTACTATGACCTGACCCGCGAGCGCAAGGCTCGGCAGATGGAGGCTGATGTGGCCATCACCAGGGTGGAACAG CTCTCCCCGTTCCCCTTTGACCTCCTCCAGCGGGAAGCTCAGAAATacccagctgctgagctggtgTGGTGCCAGGAAGAGCACAAGAACCAGGGCTACTATGACTATGTCAAACCCCGGCTTCGCACCACCATCAACCGCGCAAAGCCCGTCTG GTATGCAGGGCgggagccagcagctgcccctgccaCCGGCAATAAGAAAACTCATCTGACAGAGCTGCAGCGGCTCCTCGACACGGCCTTCAACCTCGATGCCTTCAAGGACCTGGCCTGA